The Zingiber officinale cultivar Zhangliang chromosome 9A, Zo_v1.1, whole genome shotgun sequence genome window below encodes:
- the LOC122020544 gene encoding putative germin-like protein 2-1: MHSNTNIPLLSSVIQLIKDMAMKLLLVALLALAFALAVLASDPSPLQDFCVADDSSKVFVNGAVCKNMNDVTADDFYTSGLDKPGNTVNNVRSNVTAVNLNKIPGLNTLGISLARIDFAPNGLNPPHTHPRATEILVVLEGELYVGFVTSNIGQTNRLFTKNLKKGDVFVFPQGLIHFQLNTGKYNAVALAGLSSQNPGVITIAKAVFGSTPPISDDVLAKAFQVDKRLVDRLQAQQWTDNNN; encoded by the exons ATGCATAGCAATACCAATATACCATTGCTCAGCTCAGTGATACAATTAATCAAAGACATGGCTATGAAACTGCTCCTCGTCGCACTCCTCGCCTTGGCTTTCGCTCTTGCTGTATTGGCTTCAGATCCTAGTCCCCTTCAGGACTTCTGCGTCGCAGATGATAGCTCCAAAG TGTTCGTCAACGGCGCCGTATGCAAGAACATGAACGACGTCACAGCCGACGACTTCTACACTTCTGGCCTCGACAAGCCCGGCAACACCGTCAACAATGTCCGCTCCAACGTCACCGCCGTCAACCTGAATAAGATCCCCGGGCTGAACACCCTCGGCATCTCCTTGGCTCGCATAGACTTCGCGCCTAATGGGCTCAACCCTCCCCACACCCACCCTCGCGCCACTGAGATCCTCGTCGTGCTAGAAGGAGAGCTCTACGTCGGCTTTGTGACGTCCAACATCGGCCAAACCAACCGCCTCTTCACTAAGAATTTGAAGAAGGGTGACGTCTTTGTGTTCCCCCAAGGCCTCATCCACTTCCAACTCAACACGGGCAAATACAATGCCGTTGCGCTCGCCGGTCTCAGCAGTCAAAACCCGGGCGTCATTACCATTGCCAAGGCTGTGTTCGGCTCGACGCCGCCCATTTCCGATGATGTGCTCGCCAAGGCTTTTCAGGTGGACAAACGCCTCGTTGACCGGCTCCAAGCTCAACAATGGACGGACAACAACAATTAG
- the LOC122020601 gene encoding putative germin-like protein 2-3 gives MMAKILMVIAALLALQLATSRVVWASDPSPLQDFCVADNSSKVFVNGFVCKSMDDVKAEDFFTYGLDKPGNTINKLGSNVRAVNVNTIPGLNTLGISMARIDFAPRGLNPPHTHPRATEILTVLEGELYVGFVTSNIGQTNRLFTKILKKGDVFVFPQGLVHFQFNRGHTRATAIAALSSQNPGTITIANAVFGSKPSISDEVLAKAFQVDRKIVDQLQAQFWMDNNN, from the exons ATGATGGCTAAAATTCTTATGGTTATTGCTGCTCTCCTTGCTTTGCAATTGGCTACCTCTCGTGTAGTATGGGCATCTGATCCTAGTCCACTTCAAGACTTTTGTGTCGCCGATAACAGCTCCAAAG TGTTTGTCAATGGATTCGTTTGCAAGAGCATGGATGACGTGAAAGCCGAAGACTTCTTCACCTATGGCCTCGACAAGCCCGGCAACACCATAAACAAGCTAGGCTCCAACGTCCGTGCAGTCAATGTCAATACAATTCCTGGGCTCAACACACTCGGCATCTCCATGGCTCGCATCGACTTCGCCCCTCGCGGACTCAACCCACCCCACACTCACCCTCGCGCCACTGAGATCCTCACCGTGCTAGAAGGAGAGCTCTATGTTGGCTTTGTGACATCCAACATCGGCCAAACCAACCGCCTTTTCACCAAGATTCTGAAGAAGGGCGATGTGTTTGTGTTCCCTCAAGGCCTTGTCCACTTCCAATTCAACCGTGGCCATACAAGAGCTACTGCAATTGCTGCTCTAAGTAGCCAAAACCCTGGTACCATAACCATTGCAAATGCAGTTTTTGGCTCAAAACCCTCCATATCCGATGAAGTTCTCGCTAAGGCTTTCCAAGTGGATCGGAAGATTGTTGACCAACTCCAAGCTCAATTCTGGATGGATAACAACAATTAG